TAGTTTCTctattataattcaatataCATTCTGAAAAAAAGTACACAAAATCTACCAGATCTATGCTGCATAACCACCGAGTGTTGGTGTGGTGTTTGGGATGACGAAATCTTCAGCTGCTCAATTCCTCAACGATTTTCTTGAGAGCTGAAAATGATCCAAATGCTGATGCAACAACTCCTACCGCTATAACTATGCAACAAAGGGCTCTCTGTGGAAGGAGAAAACAGGAGGGAGGGTGGAAAATATGTAATTGTAATCCTTCTATGTGCTCTTGTATAGTTAAATgcaaataaaggaaaatttgaGGGTGTTTTTACCTGCAAAATTGTTACCTTCCCCCTCAAGATGCTCAGGTAGCAAACACAAGGGAGTATTAAAGTCTGCAGTAAGGCACATTTAATAGTTCAGccataaaaaaagaatgagtTTAGGCTCTCCATGGTGCAAGGATGAGCAAACTTACCACAAGCATTGTTAGCAATGATCCAATCAATGACATCATAAGACCTGCGCGTTGGAGAAGtgaagattttcaaatattggtaCTCTCGTTTTTTCAGGGCCAAAAGTTTCTTAATGCTTAGAGAAAACACAATTAAACGAGACATAGAAATGTGAAGATATACTTACCAAAAAAGGGGACAGAAAGGCCGACTAATAAGGTAGAAAATACAAGTCCAGTTCTAATTAGGATGGAATAAATGTGAGACTTAGGATGATTTGGTGGTATGAACTCCTCCAGACTCATTGCAACTGGAGATATTGTTAATGCATATGTGGGACTAATTAAGGAAAAACATCgtttttctaattcaaataCACTTGCAAAAATTATGGtaaaggaaaataaggaaatatAAAACGATGAAAATAAGAGTGTGTTTGGGatgcataaaaaaaagtgtttattttgaaaagaaactctatcaataaaaattgtttaaataagttttgaaAGTGTTTTAAAGGTTATTAAGAGTGACTGTcgaatattttaatttttttcaaaataaattattttcaaaattaaacactcCCCCAGAAAAAATCCTAATATTAGTTTTTGATATTATGAGTAATATGCATGCTGCTCAGCACATTATGAGATGTGAGGCCCAAGACCCTTCTGGAACCAAGAATATGGATATGAAGTAACAAGTACATATCACACTTTGAAAGGATATTTGGTAAAGGGGTTGACAACCTGCCaaagaacaaataagaaacatgagaaaaatagttttctgGCAGTGACGGTAGATATCGAGTACAAGATTAACAACATAACAACTTCAGGACActgaaaacaagaaaatgcaAGCGAAACCGAGCACTAAAACATGTTCGATTCGTCAAGGAATGATCCGGAAGATCCCTTCATTGACTTTACGACCAAATCATATCAATCTAAACATTTGATATGTCTAATGCTTTCAAATCACAAATGAGCTTTCTTCAGCAAACAAACAATACAGCACGTGGCCAACTTGCCAATTCTAATAGTAATGTTCTAAATATAAGAGTATTTAAAAACAGGAGTACACTTAAAGTTAATGTCATCATGCCAATAGCCACCATTCCATATTACGAAGAAATAAGAcatcaaaatttctttcttaaacTTCACAGCACGTCATGTAAATATGTAGCAGTTTGGtggaactatatatatatatttggaaacgAAACaaaattggttattttgaCAAGGATAAAAACATAAGAATCAATCACCGTACCGTAGTCCACACAGCGATCTTTGAAGCAACCAAATCCTGGGGCAGGTTAAGAGTGTACTGGGATAATGTCGACTCTCCAAACATTAAGTATCCCATAACAGCGACTCCAGCATACATCAAAGTACAAATACCAAAACtgcattttaaagaaaattagatgCTATTAATGTTATAAACATCTTAGATGGTgactgttttttttaatagttggCAGGATCTCATAGCTTAGACGCTCATTCAAAAGGGTGACAAACAGATATATTGCATTACAAAGACCTTAAATGAAAAAGTCAAttcccattttttctttacattatACTACATAAATGAGgatcaataattttgattgaagCCAACTTCATCAACTAggtaaatgattaaaaaaaaaaaagaacactaTAAGACttgtttattatattagtACAATTGCGGGGATGGAGGATCAAACCTCCACCTTGATTTACATGATTTTAGCTCACTTTGGTTTACATTATTAATACTTTGGTTTGCCTAAACCTCTAAGAAGGAAGGTCAAAACAATTAACATTGAGTTTAGCTCACTTTGGTTTACATGATTAATACTTCAAAGTCTGTATAATTAAGAATGATTCAtacttaaatcaaattaatctaCATGCAGAAGCAGACATTAGGAGATGAACAAGATAAATTGTTTCTGAAAATGGATGAAGATTTCACATTACCATGTTAAAAGGACTGCTGGGAATTGGCTTTGATTACCCATTGAGCTATAGATATTAGGAAATACAGCATGTCCTGAGTAGCAGAAACCGTACAGACCCAGAGCAACTGGGAGACTCGAGAGGTTCAGTGGAGTCACCTTTCCGTGGAAACCAACATCATCTACCAACCCAACCCAGAACAAGCATAAAACAACCACAATTGATGCAACAACTCCACCAGCTGcaaggaaggaaaaaggaaaagaaaataaaataaatcattcataataattttttggaaGCCCGGCTTAAATTAGGAACATTTCATAAGAAcagaataataagaaaaatcattttttaacagCAGCATCTGTCTGTGCAAAGAAGCAAACAGACGCTTTAGTTTGAGTAATGTCATTGATACTTGAGAATTCTAATAGTTGTTTGACACATGTCATTCACTCGTTAGCATAATAGGTATGTGTTATACAAGTTACTTGATAGGCATCATATTCAAAACTTCTTGTGTTGAACATATAAATGGATGAGCCTTATTGACTTTAGCATCTTgtataaatgatatataattaataaacttgTTCTTGCCAGATCTGTATTCTAGacctttagaaaaaaaacacagcATTGCGTGTTTTTGCTGTGTCAAGTACGTGGTATCATATCCATTTATTGTGAGTATTCAAAGCAgaatattttggttaaaaattGATCTACGATGCTACGCTAGGCAATACTAATTGATCTACGATGCTATGCTACGCTATGGACAGTAGGTTGCAGCTATAAACAAAAGTAAAGCAGCTAATATAAGACCAACTAACAAAACTCAtaaacatatacatgtatataggCGTGATAAATCTAGCCAGCTTACCAGAGATATAACTTAGAATACTGAGATCTCGAAGATAAACGGTTGGAAGAACAGCAAGCGCAGTTGCTATAGCGAATAAAAGGTGTGCATTTATTTCCAATCCGCCAAAACTAATGTGCGCACGGGGAAACAATGAAGACAGATTGTCGCTCTCCAGAATTACATACTCAATACAAGAAGCCTGCAAGACTAGCATATCTAGTTGGGTCACTTTGTCAACATAAAGcttaatttgatttgttgtTCAAAATcattaggaaaatgaaaaaacacgTTGCATGATTAGCAGAGACACAATATCATCATGCAAAGTACTGATTGGGTCATAATGCAGATACCTTCCCACGTTTTATTTTAACTAGAAACAAAGATTAAGCTTTAGCTTTTCTGTTTTCATAACatctttgtcaaaattttgaggttaCAATTATGTTCTGGTTTAAAATTCACTAATATTGCTAAAGATTTTACCTATTGGGAATGAGATGAACGAGGGTAATAAGGTTGAAAGATTCTCTACCCTTATCTGAATAAGAATGAGAATAAATGGATTTGTGGAACAGAAATAACCCAAAGACTATCAGGATGGCAATGGTTCTTGCTTCTATACTAAGctccattttttcaaaatagaaaagcCGTTTTGCCTATTCAATTAGCCAAAGGTCGAAAGAAGCTACGCTACAAAATCCGACATGAACATGGATATGGATGGTTAAGcttcatatatattctcaGTCATTTTCTGAAACACTTGATAAGCATCTGCCGAAGACATCAAGCAACATATGCAAAAGAGAGTTTTGAACATTTgtactaatatttttaagtgttattttctttttctggttgtcacaattaaaagaaaatcatcatACAAATAAGTAAGAGAAACAATGAAAAGTGAAGATATATGTAGGTAGATATTAACAAGCTCAGCTaacaaacctaaaatttaatatttctcGTTgcttcagaaaaaaaaaaatatatatatatatttcttttccacCACGGATGCTGAAAGCgaccaaaaatcaaaatgtggTTCTTAAGTAACAAAAAGAGAGCTGGCGGACAAGAGACTTGCCACTTGGTTTGTGATGTAGGATATTAAATTTAGGCAGGTCCCTTACGTACGTTAACCATTatccaataaaatattaaaataaaaaacccattatcaaataaaataataataatgaattataattaaaagccGGAGACAAAAAAATAGTACTTACGTATAATTCCACGTATAATACGATCTGCATACACAAGAATtcgaaacaaaatattaaacaaaagaaattcagcaaaggaaagaaaatataaatagtttaaatcaaatattggTTCATTTTCCGTTAGGTTTCTATCCTAGTTATACTTAAGAGTTTaggtagaaaagaaaagaaaaatattatttatttataacaaaatgaatcaaaatatttagaaaaatatatagtaaaatatcatatatcaCCGTAAGTcaagataaattattatatttatctatCTATGTCATAATTTTGAAGTAAATTGTGATgagttttgttattaaaagtaattttttagtAATAAAAGTGGGAGTGGgtgaagaataaaattatattaaaaagtaatacCGAGATGGCGACACGACCCATGGCACCAAAAGCAGCTTGGCCAATGTCAGGGTAAGTTTCAAGGCCAGGTCTGCTATCCAAACAAGCTCTCAAAAGGATTCCAGTGTAGAAAGAAAGTACTGCAAATATCATCAATATTGATAGCCCCATCCATCCTCCTTCTTTCATTGCATATGGTGTTGAAAGTATGCCCACTCCACATAGCACATTGATCCCTACCAAAATTACAATCAACTTCCAtcaatatttcatataaacCAGTAGTAGTgactaataaatttaaatttattagaaccaaaagaactaaaattgGACAAAAACTTGGTCAAAGTATAGTACAGTAAAAGgacaaattttgtaatattaccATTAACAACAGCTTGGCCGAAGGTACTATGGCGAGAAATGGGAAGGCCATGAGAATCAATGACGACGGGTTTGTCTTTGTCATCTCTTCGGACGGAAATGGAAGAGCGGCGGGAAGGAAGTGAAGGGCCGAGAGGAGAGTGAGGAGGGGCATGTTTATGGGGATCGTCAATTACTGTGGGAAGAAGAGGTttagaaatggaagaagagaaggcTTCAGGAGTGAATCTCCTTGTCaatgatgaagaaagaaatgagCTTCCAAATCTTGCTAATGATGGAGTTCCTAATAACCCAATACTTGGTGAATGTACACTTCCCAACATATCAATTGATTGCCTGCCCAACAAGTACCATTATACAtccttaattcaaaattaataataattggacacctaattttttaacataaaacaaatttataaaattagtttatattcAATTCGGGATGGATGACAACCTCAATCATTTGGAACATATAGGTTGGGTGAGTAAAAAAATCAGTTCACCATTTGGTTcatcaataattaaagatGTTTTATCATTCGTTATTCATATCAACACATATTTTTCACTGAAACACTCacatttcttacttttttattCATGTCAATTCCTCCAAGTAGTCCtctataattattatcaactcaatgtttttatctttaacCAAATGTTCGTTTGGTATTTTGTAAGTAAATATAGTTTAAtgttagattataaataaattatcaatcacattttaaaatatcataatgtATTTGTGATAAATTAAGATAGTTTCTAATATTATTAACATATTATGAATAAAgtacaaattctaaaatattgttCGTAGTTAACCCTACcttcatttagaaaaattgtcataaataagaattttttttagggaAGATTAAATagttgttcaattttttatttttgaaaatttttaaatttatttataatgataaaataagaCGTGGCAACGGGCCAAATTTGGgtgggaaaaaggaaaagaaaaggagaagattatattgtttttgtttgtgagTTGTGAGATGTGACCATCAATAGTTGTTTTCAACTTAAaatcaaaaatattttatatttatattttgacccagaaatagtttcaattttaaaaattataggTATCGTAtggttttcaaaaaaagaaagaaaaaaaggacaaCAACagtaatttagaaaagaataagTTTAAGAGTGTGGATGTTAAGTCagaaaaatcacttttggAAAAGACATACTTTATTAGGTGGAGGGTGTGACGACTCGTGAGTGGGCCTCTTCTCCCCAATAATCACCACGATACCCAAACAAGCCCAAAAACTTATccataatcaataattttatgacTCTTTCCATATTCAATACCTCTTTACCCTCTCAAAAACTCAATAACTACAAATTTGACTATAACTATATAATCTTCATCATAATGCagaaactatttattaaaattttatccaATCATCATCTaacaaaaactatattttaactttctcataaacattaaatttcctactttatcaaattctaggaattatttataaattttatcaactAACCTTTCCACTTACACCcagttttaacattttaagGTCTCATTAgtattcttttattgtttgattattatatTGTTATGATTTgggtttttcaaaaattagacttgatttctttccattttcgaATCTACGTATatcttagtttatttattgaattcttaccaaaattctcaaataaaagaactttggaaattaaaataataacaaaaaataagtacTTTAgtcttgatttttaaaaattaaacaataaaccaaataattaaactaaccatcttgtttttttttcaaaattaaacctacatatgttatctatattttaacaatgatttaaaaaattaagtcaaaattttaaatttatttttattttcgaaATGGGCAACAATTCGAcaacgaaagaaaaaaagattgagagaaaattagcttaattagaaaaataacaaataaaatggttaccaaacaaataatcttatttctttttaaaattaaatcttatttttaaaagctaaaaaCCA
This DNA window, taken from Cucumis sativus cultivar 9930 chromosome 6, Cucumber_9930_V3, whole genome shotgun sequence, encodes the following:
- the LOC101202871 gene encoding amino acid transporter AVT1C, which codes for MKNSVSDRSFYIESSDDEDLEKEIDNEDGNESDSSGLSADNQNHNQPSSYNTAAWPQSYRQSIDMLGSVHSPSIGLLGTPSLARFGSSFLSSSLTRRFTPEAFSSSISKPLLPTVIDDPHKHAPPHSPLGPSLPSRRSSISVRRDDKDKPVVIDSHGLPISRHSTFGQAVVNGINVLCGVGILSTPYAMKEGGWMGLSILMIFAVLSFYTGILLRACLDSRPGLETYPDIGQAAFGAMGRVAISIVLYVELYASCIEYVILESDNLSSLFPRAHISFGGLEINAHLLFAIATALAVLPTVYLRDLSILSYISAGGVVASIVVVLCLFWVGLVDDVGFHGKVTPLNLSSLPVALGLYGFCYSGHAVFPNIYSSMGNQSQFPAVLLTCFGICTLMYAGVAVMGYLMFGESTLSQYTLNLPQDLVASKIAVWTTVVNPFTKYALTISPVAMSLEEFIPPNHPKSHIYSILIRTGLVFSTLLVGLSVPFFGLMMSLIGSLLTMLVTLILPCVCYLSILRGKVTILQRALCCIVIAVGVVASAFGSFSALKKIVEELSS